A single Cucumis melo cultivar AY chromosome 4, USDA_Cmelo_AY_1.0, whole genome shotgun sequence DNA region contains:
- the LOC103486380 gene encoding protein FAR-RED ELONGATED HYPOCOTYL 1 has product MEENPTEINSFYVISKLNPYDLNKKRKLPAEHLGLPSPKHKHCSEGFASKSAFLYGGLPETGHMNVQFIKENANVLCFDEGSRPESVKDSNSLSEESDSATSVFHGAKFELNQAITCTHDTSTTQSMSFGGASSESTHFSVESSTAMELISTEQETAFPSGENRIETIHKLQEHLLELDGHEDYDCAEYENGDTKQCTDQELEELFYSNGLNPNTYILSSGRWAINHEAQSRARAPTIDQEFEQYFSMLML; this is encoded by the exons ATGGAGGAGAACCCAACTGAGATCAACAG CTTCTATGTAATTTCTAAGCTTAACCCTTATGACTTGAACAAGAAAAGAAAGCTACCAGCTGAACATTTGGGCTTGCCTTCACCAAAACATAAACACTGCAGTGAAGGCTTCGCTTCTAAATCTGCTTTTCTGTATGGTGGGTTACCCGAAACCGGGCACATGAACGTACAATTCATAAAGGAGAATGCCAATGTACTGTGTTTTGACGAGGGGTCGAGGCCAGAATCGGTAAAAGATAGCAATAGCTTGAGTGAAGAGTCTGATTCTGCAACATCCGTATTTCATGGAGCAAAATTTGAACTGAACCAGGCTATAACTTGCACACATGACACTTCTACCACACAATCTATGAGTTTTGGTGGGGCGAGTTCTGAAAGCACCCACTTCTCTGTTGAAAGTTCCACAGCCATGGAATTGATCTCTACCGAACAGGAAACCGCGTTTCCAAGCGGTGAAAATAGAATAGAAACAATTCACAAACTTCAGGAGCATCTACTTGAATTGGATGGCCATGAAGATTATGATTGTGCAGAATATGAAAATGGTGACACTAAGCAATGTACAGATCAGGAACTTGAGGAACTTTTCTACTCAAATGGGTTGAATCCGAATACGTACATTCTTTCGTCCGGACGATGGGCCATAAACCACG AGGCTCAATCAAGAGCTAGAGCCCCGACGATTGATCAAGAATTTGAGCAATACTTTTCTATGCTGATGCTGTAA
- the LOC103486379 gene encoding laccase-17-like, with protein sequence MAAVAVFLCVLSCFLPELAFAKTRHYTFNIRYQNVTKLGHTVKVLTVNHQLPGPPLVAREGDRVLIKVINHVAENVTIHWHGVRQLQTGWADGPAYVTQCPIQTGQSYTYNFTLNGQRGTLLWHAHISWLRATIYGPIIILPRRNESYPFEKPYKQVPIIFGEWFNVNPESVIQQALQTGGGPNVSDAYTINGLPGPLYNSSSKDTFKLKVKAGKTYLLRLINAALNDELFFSIANHSLTVVDVDASYIKPFQTNVVLLSPGQTSNVLLKTNPNFPINSTFLMAARPYFAGQGTFDNSTTVGILHYGPGHSPLPTSITTLIPNLPAINDTNFVANFSRKLRSLATAKFPVNVPQTVDKQFFFTVGLGTAPCPKNATCQGPNGTKFAASVNNISFALPSTAIMEAYFSRRANGVYRTDFPVKPVFPFNYTGTPPNNTVVSNRTSLVVLPFNASVEVVLQGTSILGAESHPLHLHGFNFYIVGEGFGNFDPNKDPANFNLVDPVERNTAGVPAAGWIAFRFFADNPGEI encoded by the exons ATGGCAGCTGTGGCTGTTTTTCTATGTGTTTTGTCATGTTTCTTGCCGGAGCTTGCATTTGCAAAAACCAGACATTATACTTTCAAT atAAGATACCAGAACGTGACAAAATTAGGCCACACAGTGAAAGTTTTAACTGTAAACCATCAGCTCCCAGGGCCACCATTGGTGGCTAGAGAAGGTGATAGAGTCCTAATCAAGGTGATCAACCACGTGGCTGAGAATGTGACCATCCATTGGCATGGGGTTCGCCAATTGCAAACTGGGTGGGCTGACGGACCAGCTTATGTGACCCAATGTCCGATCCAAACAGGTCAATCGTATACTTACAATTTCACGCTTAATGGCCAAAGGGGAACTTTACTTTGGCATGCCCATATCTCGTGGCTTAGGGCTACAATTTATGGCCCTATAATCATCCTCCCTCGTCGGAATGAATCATATCCTTTTGAGAAGCCCTATAAGCAAGTGCCAATTATTTTCG GAGAGTGGTTTAATGTGAATCCAGAGAGTGTAATTCAACAAGCTCTGCAAACAGGAGGAGGACCTAATGTTTCTGATGCTTACACCATTAACGGACTTCCTGGCCCTCTCTATAATTCCTCTTCTAAAG ataCATTCAAGTTAAAGGTGAAGGCAGGAAAAACATACTTACTCCGATTGATCAACGCTGCACTCAACGATGAACTTTTCTTCTCCATCGCCAACCATTCTCTCACCGTCGTCGACGTCGACGCTTCCTACATCAAACCCTTCCAAACCAACGTCGTATTACTCAGCCCCGGCCAAACCTCCAATGTTCTTCTCAAAACCAATCCCAATTTCCCCATTAACTCCACTTTCCTCATGGCCGCTCGTCCTTACTTCGCAGGCCAGGGCACTTTCGACAATTCCACCACCGTCGGGATCCTCCATTACGGCCCCGGCCACTCGCCGCTGCCCACTTCAATTACCACTTTAATCCCCAATCTCCCCGCCATTAACGACACCAATTTCGTCGCCAATTTCTCCAGAAAATTACGATCTCTAGCCACCGCTAAATTCCCTGTTAACGTCCCACAAACGGTGGACAAGCAATTTTTCTTTACCGTCGGACTTGGAACTGCCCCTTGCCCAAAAAATGCTACGTGCCAAGGTCCCAATGGCACGAAATTTGCTGCCTCTGTTAATAATATCTCTTTTGCCCTCCCATCGACGGCGATTATGGAGGCGTATTTCTCCCGCCGAGCTAATGGGGTTTACAGGACTGATTTCCCGGTGAAGCCGGTGTTTCCTTTTAACTATACTGGAACGCCGCCGAATAATACGGTGGTGAGTAATAGAACGAGTTTGGTGGTGTTGCCGTTTAATGCGAGTGTGGAGGTGGTTTTGCAGGGGACGAGTATTTTAGGGGCGGAGAGTCATCCTCTTCATCTTCATGGATTTAATTTCTACATAGTAGGGGAAGGTTTTGGGAATTTTGATCCTAATAAGGATCCGGCTAATTTCAATCTCGTTGATCCTGTTGAGAGGAACACCGCCGGCGTTCCTGCCGCCGGCTGGATCGCCTTCCGTTTCTTCGCTGATAACCCAGGTGAGATTTGA